One part of the Cyanobacterium stanieri LEGE 03274 genome encodes these proteins:
- a CDS encoding Ycf66 family protein has product MVNFGLNSASILGIFLAVAGGGLYLMRSLRPEISRDHDIFFAAVGLLCGGILLWHGWRLDPILQFSQLLLAGSAIFFAIETIRLRGATNDQAKRSSSYVEDDRPVSRVYRAELDQYDSYEEEEEQREIIPRRRLEGSPDRTSSRRSSYVEDPPRSRRTRRTTEGYGDDISRPRRPSSPSSRGYESDWDETPDHWDDNPPRRSPRTSRGDRPSSPPPESSRRPSRRPPVRRPRSPEDMVSSMGSEYVDYQPIDGNNDYDNQPDNEPPTPRNDRPSNAPDFDY; this is encoded by the coding sequence ATGGTGAATTTTGGTCTTAATTCTGCCAGTATTTTAGGTATATTTTTGGCGGTGGCGGGGGGTGGATTGTATTTGATGCGATCGCTCCGTCCCGAAATCTCAAGGGATCATGATATTTTCTTTGCGGCGGTGGGTTTGTTGTGCGGTGGTATTTTGTTATGGCATGGATGGCGATTAGATCCGATTCTGCAGTTTAGTCAATTGTTATTAGCTGGTTCGGCGATCTTTTTTGCCATTGAAACCATTCGTTTACGGGGGGCTACCAATGATCAAGCTAAGCGCAGTAGTTCTTATGTGGAAGACGATCGCCCCGTGAGCCGGGTATATCGTGCGGAATTGGATCAATATGATTCCTATGAGGAAGAAGAAGAGCAGCGGGAAATTATTCCCCGTCGTCGTCTTGAAGGTAGTCCCGATAGGACTTCTAGTCGTCGCAGTAGTTATGTAGAAGACCCCCCCCGCAGCCGTAGAACCCGTCGAACTACCGAAGGATATGGAGATGACATTTCCCGTCCTCGCCGTCCCTCCTCCCCTTCTAGTAGGGGTTATGAGTCTGATTGGGATGAAACCCCAGACCATTGGGATGATAATCCTCCCCGTCGTAGTCCTAGAACTTCTAGGGGCGATCGCCCTTCATCTCCCCCCCCAGAATCTAGCCGTCGCCCCAGCAGAAGACCCCCTGTTCGTCGTCCTCGCTCCCCCGAAGACATGGTTTCTTCCATGGGTAGTGAATATGTAGATTATCAGCCCATTGATGGTAATAATGATTACGATAATCAACCTGACAATGAACCTCCTACCCCTCGCAATGATCGTCCTTCTAATGCCCCTGATTTTGACTATTAA
- the psbX gene encoding photosystem II reaction center X protein: protein MTPSLSNFLWSLVWGGAIVVIPATVGLILVSQADKIRR, encoded by the coding sequence ATGACTCCTTCTTTATCTAATTTTCTCTGGAGCTTGGTATGGGGTGGTGCAATTGTTGTAATCCCCGCAACGGTTGGTTTAATCCTCGTTAGCCAGGCTGATAAAATTCGCCGTTAG
- a CDS encoding YggT family protein translates to MNLALISTIVLGILLLIMTLLFIFRIVMTWYPNIDVNKFPYKIAYLPTEPFLIPTRKVIPPLGGIDITPIIWLGIFTLLREVLLGQQGIITMAMR, encoded by the coding sequence ATGAATTTAGCCCTCATTAGCACCATAGTATTAGGTATATTGTTATTAATCATGACCCTTCTATTCATATTCCGTATTGTCATGACATGGTATCCCAACATTGATGTTAATAAATTTCCCTACAAAATTGCTTATCTACCCACAGAACCATTTTTAATTCCCACTCGTAAAGTTATTCCTCCCCTCGGTGGTATTGATATTACTCCCATTATCTGGTTGGGCATTTTTACCCTTCTCCGTGAAGTTTTATTGGGCCAACAGGGGATTATCACCATGGCAATGCGTTAA
- the folB gene encoding dihydroneopterin aldolase: MDSIDVNGIRAYGYTGLLPEERTLGQWFEVDLTIWLDLEPSAKSDDITKTVDYRQAITMIQHIIKTAKFALVEKLADVIAEDVLKIDLVNKVRVRLSKPAPPIPDFSGSITIDITRSQ; the protein is encoded by the coding sequence ATGGATTCCATCGACGTAAATGGCATTCGTGCCTATGGTTACACAGGTTTATTACCAGAAGAAAGAACATTGGGACAATGGTTTGAGGTAGATTTAACCATTTGGCTTGATTTAGAGCCATCGGCGAAAAGTGATGACATCACAAAAACCGTGGATTATCGTCAAGCCATAACCATGATTCAACATATTATTAAAACAGCAAAATTTGCCCTTGTTGAAAAGTTAGCCGATGTGATTGCTGAAGATGTTTTAAAAATAGACTTGGTTAACAAAGTGAGGGTAAGATTATCAAAACCAGCGCCCCCTATTCCTGATTTTAGTGGCTCTATTACTATAGATATTACCAGAAGTCAATAG
- the argS gene encoding arginine--tRNA ligase has protein sequence MIDNLRQVFATALKQTFGDDVTLVEPLVVPATNPRFGDYQCNVALPLAKELKDNPRAIAQRIIGNINLDEFCQPLEIAGPGFINITIKPEYIAKKITSAYQDERLGVTKIESEGKTIIDFSSPNIAKEMHVGHLRSTIIGDSIARILEFRGHDVLRLNHVGDWGTQFGMLIAFLREEKPEVLTTANAVAIGDLVSLYKQAKLKFDQDLEFKEKARQEVVKLQSKDPESIKAWQLLCEQSRKEFEVIYNLLDIKLIERGESFYNPFLPEIIDVLDQQNLLVEDQGAKCVFLDNFVNKKGDPLPLIVQKSDGGYNYATTDLACLKYRIEQDEATKIIYVTDAGQSNHFTQVFQVAKKANFVPENVELTHVPFGLVLAEDGKKIKTRSGETIRLKDLLDEAINRAKKDLENRLESEGRNEDESFINHVSQVVGLSAVKYADLSQNRTTDYKFSFDKMLALQGNTAPYLLYAYVRVQGVSRKGNIDLDNLIIDQPIIIEEDSELVLAKHLLQLDYVIKEVEKDLLPNRLCLYLFELSQKFNQFYDQCPILQAEEKVKLSRLILADLTAKTIQLGLSLLGISVLERM, from the coding sequence ATGATTGATAATCTTAGACAAGTTTTTGCCACTGCCCTTAAACAAACCTTTGGTGATGATGTTACTTTAGTCGAACCTTTAGTTGTACCTGCTACTAACCCTCGCTTTGGTGATTATCAGTGTAATGTGGCGCTTCCCCTTGCCAAAGAATTGAAAGATAATCCAAGGGCGATCGCCCAGCGTATAATTGGCAATATAAACTTAGATGAATTTTGTCAACCCCTAGAAATAGCTGGGCCTGGATTTATAAATATCACCATCAAACCCGAATACATTGCCAAAAAAATTACCTCAGCCTATCAAGATGAGCGTTTGGGGGTAACAAAAATAGAGTCAGAGGGCAAAACCATCATTGACTTTTCTAGCCCTAACATCGCCAAAGAAATGCACGTAGGACATTTACGCTCAACCATTATTGGTGATAGTATTGCTCGGATTTTAGAATTTAGGGGTCATGATGTCCTAAGATTAAATCATGTGGGTGATTGGGGTACTCAATTTGGAATGTTAATTGCTTTTTTGCGAGAGGAAAAACCCGAGGTATTAACTACCGCAAATGCCGTTGCCATTGGTGATTTAGTTAGTCTATATAAACAGGCAAAATTAAAATTTGATCAAGATTTAGAGTTTAAAGAAAAAGCTCGTCAAGAGGTAGTAAAACTACAAAGCAAAGATCCTGAAAGCATCAAGGCATGGCAACTTTTGTGCGAACAATCAAGGAAAGAGTTTGAGGTTATTTATAATCTTTTAGACATAAAATTAATCGAAAGAGGAGAATCTTTTTATAATCCCTTTTTACCAGAAATTATAGATGTTTTAGACCAACAAAATTTATTGGTAGAAGATCAAGGGGCAAAGTGTGTATTTCTCGATAATTTTGTTAATAAAAAAGGAGATCCTTTGCCTCTAATTGTGCAAAAGTCCGATGGGGGTTATAACTATGCTACCACTGATTTAGCTTGTTTAAAATATCGTATCGAACAAGATGAAGCAACTAAAATTATTTATGTCACGGATGCAGGACAAAGTAATCATTTTACTCAAGTTTTTCAAGTAGCAAAAAAGGCTAACTTTGTTCCCGAAAATGTTGAGCTAACCCATGTTCCTTTTGGGTTAGTTTTAGCAGAAGATGGTAAAAAAATCAAGACTAGATCTGGGGAAACTATTAGGTTAAAAGACTTATTAGATGAAGCTATTAATCGAGCTAAAAAAGACTTAGAAAACCGTCTCGAAAGTGAGGGAAGAAATGAAGATGAAAGTTTTATTAATCATGTTAGTCAAGTGGTGGGCTTGAGTGCTGTAAAATATGCTGATTTAAGTCAAAATCGAACTACTGATTATAAATTTAGTTTTGATAAAATGTTGGCTTTACAGGGTAATACTGCTCCTTATTTGCTGTATGCTTATGTTAGGGTGCAAGGGGTTAGCCGTAAGGGTAATATAGATTTAGACAATCTAATTATTGATCAACCAATTATCATTGAGGAAGATAGTGAGTTAGTTTTGGCAAAACATTTGCTACAACTAGATTATGTTATCAAAGAAGTGGAGAAGGATTTATTACCTAATAGACTTTGTTTATACTTATTTGAATTAAGTCAAAAGTTTAATCAATTTTATGATCAATGTCCTATTTTACAGGCTGAAGAAAAGGTTAAATTGTCCCGTTTAATTTTAGCTGATTTGACGGCGAAAACAATACAATTAGGTTTATCTTTACTGGGGATTTCAGTATTGGAAAGAATGTAG
- a CDS encoding ArnT family glycosyltransferase — protein MFLGGIFRYKFGSIYYKQELLIISFLFLGAFFLCTVNLGNLPFYDGREYFFAEISSKINHSFSDDFNWLFPHYSESLYEVKPPLMHILTALAYDMWGFNEFATRIFGATLTALSVPLIYCLARELFPIRFYALFGALVYLTSTPIMFYGRLAMFDGARLCFEIFFFLSILISRRDLRWALPVGISLTLICLGLGWDIAMMLGAIALIFLWYDTPRLLTSTYFWLGIILGIIPAVLWYGGEYLHTKVDNYPLINIELPTVDILYYSQYSIVNVLSNFSSWVLIGCFGFISALKNKNYSWGKLCLIWFFISLIITLLLNPTHHYISLLSLYIPMAIACGYTLGEMMIKPPWITYPKSWGYFFCILSFITLGIALFYLIQFNHWHGSLFSVLTSYFVCFFSTFILIHQQNEYFIFILFWGKYISLILLFNLH, from the coding sequence ATGTTTTTAGGCGGAATTTTTCGCTATAAATTTGGCTCAATATACTATAAACAAGAATTATTAATTATTTCTTTTTTATTTTTAGGAGCTTTTTTTTTATGTACTGTTAATCTTGGTAATTTGCCATTTTATGATGGTAGAGAATACTTTTTTGCGGAAATTTCTAGTAAAATTAATCATTCTTTTTCAGATGACTTTAATTGGTTATTTCCCCATTATTCCGAGAGTCTTTATGAGGTGAAACCTCCTTTGATGCACATATTAACTGCTTTGGCTTATGATATGTGGGGTTTCAATGAGTTTGCTACGCGCATTTTTGGGGCTACGTTAACGGCGTTGTCTGTGCCTTTGATTTACTGTTTAGCTAGGGAGTTATTTCCCATTCGCTTTTATGCTTTATTTGGGGCGTTGGTTTATCTTACTTCTACCCCCATTATGTTTTATGGGCGTTTGGCAATGTTTGATGGGGCGAGGTTATGTTTTGAAATTTTTTTCTTTCTATCTATTCTTATTTCCCGTCGTGATTTGCGTTGGGCTTTGCCGGTGGGGATTAGTTTAACTTTGATTTGTCTTGGCTTAGGCTGGGATATTGCTATGATGTTAGGGGCGATCGCCCTTATTTTTTTATGGTATGATACACCAAGATTATTAACCTCTACTTATTTTTGGCTAGGAATAATATTGGGCATCATCCCCGCTGTGTTGTGGTATGGAGGAGAATATTTACATACGAAGGTGGATAATTATCCTCTCATTAATATTGAATTGCCTACAGTGGATATATTATATTATTCCCAATATTCTATTGTTAATGTTTTAAGTAATTTTTCCTCTTGGGTTTTAATTGGTTGTTTTGGATTTATTTCCGCCCTAAAAAATAAAAATTATAGTTGGGGAAAGTTATGTTTAATTTGGTTTTTTATATCTTTAATTATAACTTTATTATTAAATCCAACCCATCATTATATTAGTTTACTTTCATTATACATTCCCATGGCGATCGCCTGTGGCTATACTTTAGGAGAAATGATGATAAAACCTCCATGGATAACCTATCCAAAATCATGGGGCTACTTTTTTTGTATTCTGAGTTTTATTACCTTAGGAATTGCCCTATTTTATTTGATTCAATTTAACCATTGGCATGGCTCTTTATTTTCCGTTTTAACTTCTTACTTTGTATGTTTTTTCAGCACTTTTATTCTCATTCATCAACAAAACGAATACTTTATCTTTATCCTTTTTTGGGGAAAATATATAAGTTTAATCTTATTATTTAACCTTCACTAA
- a CDS encoding DUF721 domain-containing protein, translating to MTFESIDKLLNAILAQPQWETQRRYQQLVRCWFTVVNHRVAQHTKPIALRDDILWVSTSSSAYAQNLSLQRYTLLKKINRRLNESIKDIRFTTTKWYQKSWVDPEEETHLVNPSILHDQYQPPEKSSPVTPQEALEQWLNKIKGRSHSLPPCPRCQTPTPLGELERWGICGICFAKDHSSLNPRE from the coding sequence ATGACTTTTGAATCAATTGATAAGTTATTAAATGCCATTTTAGCTCAACCTCAGTGGGAAACCCAAAGAAGATACCAGCAACTGGTAAGATGTTGGTTTACGGTAGTTAATCATAGGGTAGCACAACACACCAAACCGATCGCCCTTAGGGATGACATTTTATGGGTATCCACTTCTAGTAGTGCCTATGCGCAAAACTTATCCTTACAAAGATATACGTTACTCAAAAAGATTAACCGTCGTTTAAATGAGTCTATCAAAGATATACGCTTTACCACTACTAAATGGTATCAAAAAAGTTGGGTTGATCCCGAAGAAGAAACCCATTTGGTAAATCCTAGCATTCTCCATGACCAATACCAACCCCCCGAAAAATCTTCTCCCGTTACCCCCCAAGAAGCCCTAGAACAGTGGTTAAACAAAATTAAAGGGCGATCGCACTCTTTACCCCCTTGTCCTCGCTGTCAAACACCTACTCCCCTAGGAGAGCTAGAGCGATGGGGCATCTGTGGAATCTGCTTCGCCAAAGACCATAGTAGCTTGAATCCCCGAGAATGA
- the psaC gene encoding photosystem I iron-sulfur center protein PsaC, with translation MSHSVKIYDTCIGCTQCVRACPLDVLEMVPWDGCKAGQIASSPRTEDCVGCKRCETACPTDFLSIRVYLGAETTRSMGLAY, from the coding sequence ATGTCTCATAGTGTAAAAATTTACGACACCTGTATTGGCTGTACTCAATGTGTTCGGGCTTGTCCTCTCGATGTATTAGAAATGGTACCTTGGGATGGTTGTAAAGCAGGACAAATTGCCTCCTCCCCTCGTACTGAGGACTGTGTGGGCTGTAAACGTTGTGAAACTGCTTGTCCTACGGACTTCTTAAGTATCCGTGTTTATTTAGGTGCTGAAACTACCCGCAGTATGGGTCTAGCGTATTAA
- a CDS encoding RidA family protein, with translation MTSKKVIYTNQAPAPVGPYNQAIAVTGELIFVAGQIPLNAQGEMVGEGDIQAQTKQVMANLEAILKEAGVDFSAVVKTSVFLSDLTNFVPMNEIYAQYFPENPPARACVEVARLPKDVLVEIECIAVKG, from the coding sequence ATGACCAGCAAAAAAGTTATTTATACCAATCAAGCCCCTGCCCCTGTCGGCCCTTATAACCAGGCGATCGCAGTTACCGGTGAATTAATCTTTGTAGCAGGACAAATTCCCCTCAATGCCCAAGGAGAAATGGTAGGAGAAGGGGATATACAAGCCCAAACCAAGCAAGTCATGGCAAATTTAGAAGCTATCCTTAAAGAAGCAGGGGTGGACTTTTCCGCGGTCGTCAAAACCAGTGTTTTCCTCAGTGACTTAACCAACTTTGTTCCCATGAACGAAATTTATGCCCAATACTTCCCCGAAAATCCCCCTGCCCGTGCCTGTGTAGAAGTTGCCCGTCTTCCCAAGGATGTTTTAGTGGAAATCGAATGTATTGCGGTTAAGGGATAA
- the lepA gene encoding translation elongation factor 4 — MTDAPVKRLRNFSIIAHIDHGKSTLADRMLQTTDTVADREMKEQFLDNMDLERERGITIKLQAARMNYKGKDGEEYVLNLIDTPGHVDFSYEVSRSLAACEGALLVVDASQGVEAQTLANVYLALENDLEIIPVLNKIDLPGAEPERVIEEIEEVVGLDCTNIIRASAKNGIGIDDILQAIIDRVPPPADTVEKPFRALIFDSYYDPYRGVIVYFRVTDGSLKKGDRILLMASGKQYDLDDIGILSPNQIPVDELHAGEVGYLAASIKAVEDARVGDTITLATKPAKEPLPGYTEAKPMVFCGLFPIDADQYSDLKEALEKLKLNDAALSYEPETSSAMGFGFRCGFLGLLHMEIVQERLEREYNLDLITTAPSVIYRVTTTDGEIIQVDNPSLLPDPQKRQKIEEPYIRIEMITPETYVGTLMDLCQTRRGVFVDMKYFTLNRTNLIYELPLAEVVTDFFDQLKSRSRGYASMEYQLIGYRENNLIRLDIMVNKDPVDALAMIVHRDKAYQVGRALTEKLKELIPRHQFKVPIQAAIGSKVIASEHIPALRKDVLAKCYGGDISRKKKLLQKQAKGKKRMKSLGTVDVPQEAFMAVLKITN, encoded by the coding sequence ATGACAGACGCTCCCGTAAAACGACTGCGCAACTTTTCTATTATTGCCCATATTGACCATGGTAAGTCAACATTGGCAGACCGTATGTTACAAACTACCGATACGGTAGCAGATCGGGAGATGAAAGAGCAATTTCTCGATAACATGGATTTAGAAAGGGAAAGAGGTATTACCATCAAACTCCAAGCCGCCCGTATGAATTACAAGGGTAAGGATGGGGAAGAGTATGTTTTAAATTTAATTGATACCCCCGGACACGTGGACTTTTCCTATGAGGTTTCCCGCTCTTTGGCGGCCTGTGAGGGGGCTTTGTTGGTGGTGGATGCTTCCCAAGGGGTGGAGGCACAAACCCTTGCTAATGTCTATTTAGCCCTTGAGAATGACTTAGAAATTATCCCCGTACTCAATAAAATCGATTTACCGGGGGCTGAACCTGAACGAGTCATTGAGGAAATAGAAGAAGTTGTGGGCTTAGATTGTACTAATATTATTCGGGCTTCGGCTAAAAATGGTATTGGTATTGATGATATTTTACAGGCAATTATTGATCGTGTTCCCCCCCCAGCAGACACCGTAGAGAAGCCTTTTCGAGCTTTGATTTTCGATAGTTATTATGACCCTTATCGGGGGGTAATTGTTTATTTCCGTGTCACTGATGGTTCTCTCAAAAAGGGCGATCGCATCTTACTCATGGCATCGGGAAAACAGTATGACTTAGATGATATTGGTATTTTATCCCCCAACCAAATCCCCGTGGATGAACTTCACGCAGGGGAAGTGGGTTATCTCGCCGCCTCCATCAAAGCCGTGGAAGACGCTAGGGTAGGGGATACCATCACCCTCGCCACCAAACCCGCCAAAGAACCCTTACCGGGCTATACAGAGGCTAAACCCATGGTATTCTGTGGGCTTTTTCCCATCGATGCCGATCAATATTCAGATCTCAAAGAAGCCCTCGAAAAACTAAAATTAAACGATGCCGCCCTTTCCTATGAACCTGAAACCTCCAGCGCCATGGGCTTTGGTTTCCGTTGTGGTTTCCTTGGTTTGTTGCACATGGAAATCGTCCAAGAAAGATTGGAAAGAGAATATAATTTAGATCTGATTACCACCGCGCCTTCGGTAATTTACCGTGTTACCACCACCGACGGGGAGATAATCCAAGTGGATAATCCCAGTTTATTACCAGATCCCCAAAAACGCCAAAAAATCGAAGAGCCTTATATCAGGATTGAAATGATTACCCCTGAAACCTATGTGGGTACTTTGATGGATTTGTGTCAAACCAGAAGGGGGGTATTTGTGGATATGAAATACTTTACCCTTAACCGTACTAATTTAATCTATGAATTACCCCTAGCAGAAGTGGTAACGGACTTTTTCGATCAATTAAAGTCCCGTTCTCGGGGTTATGCCAGTATGGAATATCAGTTAATTGGTTATCGAGAAAATAATTTAATTCGCTTAGATATTATGGTAAATAAAGATCCTGTGGATGCTTTAGCCATGATTGTCCACCGAGATAAAGCCTATCAGGTTGGACGAGCTTTGACGGAAAAACTTAAAGAATTGATTCCTCGTCACCAATTTAAAGTGCCTATTCAAGCGGCGATCGGTTCAAAAGTTATTGCTAGTGAACATATTCCAGCCCTTAGAAAAGACGTTTTAGCCAAGTGTTATGGGGGGGATATTAGTCGTAAGAAAAAACTCCTCCAAAAACAAGCAAAAGGTAAAAAGCGGATGAAGTCTTTAGGTACTGTGGATGTACCCCAAGAGGCTTTTATGGCTGTTTTGAAGATTACCAATTAG
- a CDS encoding ABC transporter substrate-binding protein, with protein sequence MIINKFFKQTKVFRYPVMVGALTAMVLGCGQQPVANEGQVEFWTMQLQPKFTPYFENVNQTFQGENEEASILWVDVPWDAMESRILTAVSANNAPDVVNLNPDFASQLASRNAWLNLGEEIPEDVRGEYLSKIWEANQIEICATENDCTTSIFGIPWYLTTTVTVYNKDLLQQAGVENPPANFEELAQVAQRVKDETGKYAFFITFVPTDSNEVLNSLVQMGVSLLDGEGKAAFNTPEGERAFSYWVDLYQRDLLPPEVFTQGHRHGVELYQAGESAILGTGAEFLNTIATNAPTVYAQSAVAPQITGETGKRSVSVMNLVIPRSSDNPQKAIDYALFVTNSENQLNFAQEANVLPSHTRAIASYIENLEQESEQNTLLEARKISAMQLDSAEVLIPPSPNINELKKIIYENLQSAMLGEKTVQQALDDAQAQWDNM encoded by the coding sequence ATGATAATTAATAAATTTTTTAAACAAACTAAGGTTTTTCGTTATCCTGTTATGGTTGGTGCATTAACTGCCATGGTATTAGGATGTGGACAACAACCCGTTGCCAATGAAGGGCAAGTAGAATTTTGGACGATGCAACTACAACCCAAGTTTACTCCTTATTTTGAGAATGTTAATCAAACTTTTCAAGGGGAGAATGAGGAAGCAAGTATCCTTTGGGTGGATGTGCCTTGGGATGCCATGGAAAGCAGAATTTTAACGGCCGTTTCGGCGAATAATGCCCCTGATGTGGTAAATCTTAACCCTGATTTTGCTTCCCAGTTAGCTTCTCGTAATGCTTGGTTAAATTTAGGGGAGGAAATTCCTGAGGATGTGAGGGGGGAATATTTATCTAAAATTTGGGAGGCTAATCAAATCGAAATTTGTGCCACGGAAAATGATTGTACTACTTCTATTTTTGGTATTCCTTGGTATTTAACCACCACCGTCACGGTATATAACAAAGATTTACTACAACAAGCTGGGGTGGAAAATCCCCCTGCCAATTTTGAGGAGTTGGCCCAAGTTGCCCAGAGGGTGAAGGATGAAACGGGTAAGTATGCCTTTTTTATTACTTTTGTGCCAACGGATTCTAATGAGGTGTTAAATTCTTTGGTGCAAATGGGGGTAAGTTTGTTGGATGGGGAAGGTAAGGCGGCATTTAATACTCCTGAAGGGGAAAGGGCTTTTTCCTATTGGGTGGATTTATATCAAAGGGATTTACTTCCCCCCGAAGTTTTTACTCAAGGGCATCGCCATGGGGTGGAGTTATACCAAGCTGGGGAGTCAGCAATTCTAGGCACGGGAGCGGAATTCTTGAACACCATTGCCACTAATGCACCTACGGTGTATGCCCAGTCGGCGGTTGCCCCTCAGATTACTGGGGAAACGGGTAAGCGTAGTGTTTCGGTGATGAATTTGGTAATTCCTCGCAGTAGTGATAATCCTCAGAAGGCTATTGATTATGCTTTGTTTGTTACTAATAGTGAGAATCAGCTTAATTTTGCCCAAGAAGCCAATGTATTACCTTCTCATACAAGGGCGATCGCCTCTTACATCGAAAACCTAGAGCAAGAATCAGAGCAAAACACCCTCTTGGAAGCAAGAAAAATAAGCGCCATGCAACTAGATTCGGCGGAAGTTTTAATTCCTCCATCTCCCAATATTAATGAGTTGAAAAAAATTATCTATGAGAATTTACAATCAGCGATGTTAGGGGAAAAAACCGTCCAACAAGCGCTCGATGATGCCCAAGCACAATGGGATAATATGTAA
- the accD gene encoding acetyl-CoA carboxylase, carboxyltransferase subunit beta has protein sequence MSLFDWFDNLRKSEPEIKPQQEREIADGLWTKCPSCGVLTYTKDLQGNNMVCSECGHHMMVNSNERIEQLVDPDTWQPLNHHLQPTDPLNFVDRKAYKDRIKELQQKVNLSDAVQTGKGLIDGLPFTLGVMDFRFMGGSMGSVVGERLTRLIEYATANGLPVIIICASGGARMQEGMLSLMQMAKISGALERHKEKKLLYIPILSHPTTGGVTASFAMLGDLILAEPGATIGFAGRRVIEQTLREKLPDDFQTSEYLLKHGFVDAIVPRTQLKKTLANLISLHQPFYPVNTPTHYENSTVAETLSNVNAV, from the coding sequence ATGTCATTATTTGATTGGTTTGATAATTTGAGAAAATCCGAACCTGAAATAAAACCTCAACAGGAAAGAGAAATAGCGGACGGTTTATGGACGAAATGCCCTAGTTGTGGAGTTTTGACCTACACCAAAGATCTACAGGGCAATAATATGGTATGCTCGGAATGTGGTCATCATATGATGGTCAACAGTAATGAAAGAATTGAACAATTGGTTGATCCTGACACTTGGCAACCTTTAAATCATCATTTACAACCCACTGATCCTCTAAATTTTGTTGATCGTAAAGCCTATAAGGATCGTATCAAAGAATTACAACAAAAGGTTAATTTAAGTGACGCTGTGCAAACAGGAAAGGGCTTAATTGATGGTTTACCCTTTACCCTAGGGGTGATGGATTTCCGCTTTATGGGGGGTAGTATGGGTTCGGTGGTAGGGGAAAGATTGACTCGTTTGATTGAATATGCCACTGCTAATGGTTTACCTGTTATCATCATCTGTGCTTCTGGGGGCGCTAGGATGCAAGAGGGGATGTTGAGTTTGATGCAGATGGCGAAAATTTCGGGGGCGCTAGAACGTCATAAGGAGAAGAAGTTATTATATATTCCTATCCTGTCTCATCCTACCACGGGGGGAGTTACGGCTAGTTTTGCGATGTTAGGGGATTTGATTTTGGCTGAGCCGGGTGCTACCATTGGTTTTGCGGGAAGAAGGGTAATTGAGCAGACTTTACGGGAAAAGTTACCTGATGATTTCCAAACTTCTGAGTATTTATTAAAACATGGTTTTGTGGATGCCATTGTACCTCGTACACAGTTGAAAAAAACCCTTGCTAATTTAATTAGTCTTCATCAACCTTTTTATCCTGTTAATACTCCTACCCATTATGAAAATTCTACTGTTGCTGAAACTTTAAGCAATGTGAATGCTGTCTAA